In Daucus carota subsp. sativus chromosome 4, DH1 v3.0, whole genome shotgun sequence, one DNA window encodes the following:
- the LOC108202298 gene encoding uncharacterized protein LOC108202298 has protein sequence MASFTTAITDRTKSVGYNGRGSRSTPFLQLTWTPRRGRGFDSGRCVFFSLHLHLLSRAQFWQILAKVKTRALSKRSVSLLARRRFLNFQHYLNHYVHLSQLSLNTLSNLSLLWRQKKTKAKRKWLFLKAIAEATKDVTDGESSENDIDEDDDGMAMRKIEVKLPS, from the exons ATGGCGTCATTTACGACCGCCATTACCGACCGCAccaaatcggtcggttataatggGCGTGGGTCCCGCTCAACACCGTTCCTTCAGCTGACATGGACGCCAC GCCGAGGTCGCGGGTTCGATTCAGGgagatgtgtttttttttcactCCATTTACACTTACTTTCCCGGGCTCAATTTTGGCAAATTTTGGCAAAAGTTAAAACACGCGCTCTCTCAAAACGCAGCGTTTCACTCCTTGCACGACGTCGTTTCCTCAATTTTCAGCATTATCTCAATCATTACGTTCATCTCTCCCAACTCTCTCTCAACACTCTCTCGAATCTCTCTCT GCTATGGCGCCAAAAAAAGACAAAGGCAAAAAGAAAATGGCTATTTCTCAAG GCAATTGCGGAGGCAACTAAGGATGTCACCGATGGTGAGAGTTCGGAGAATGACattgatgaggatgatgatgggATGGCGATGAGGAAGATTGAAGTGAAGCTACCTAGCTAG
- the LOC108219137 gene encoding T-complex protein 1 subunit alpha produces MAIGNPDILGDRQSGQDVRTQNVMACQAVGNIVKTSLGPVGLDKMLVDDIGDVTITNDGATILKMLEVEHPAAKVLVELAELQDREVGDGTTSVVIIAAELLKRANDLVRNKIHPTSIISGYRLAMREACKYIEEKLAVKVEKLGKDSLVNCAKTSMSSKLISGDSDFFANLVVEAVQACKMTNARGEIKYPIKGINILKAHGKSAKDSYLLKGYALNTGRAAQGMPMRVAPARIACLDFNLQKTKMQMGVQVLVSDPRELEKIRQREADMTKERIEKLLKAGANVVLTTKGIDDMALKYFVEAGAIAVRRVRKEDLRHVAKATGATAVSTFADMEGDETFDSSFLGHADEVVEERIADDDVVMIKGTKNSSAVSLILRGANDYMLDEMDRALHDALCIVKRTLESNTVVAGGGAVEAALSVYLEYLATTLGSREQLAIAEFAESLLIIPKVLSVNAAKDATELVAKLRAYHHTAQTKADKKHLSSMGLDLVKGSVRNNLEAGVIEPAMSKVKILQFATEAAITILRIDDMIKLVKDESQDGQD; encoded by the exons ATGGCGATCGGTAATCCTGATATTCTCGGTGATCGACAGTCTGGTCAGGATGTTCGCACTCAAAATG ttatggcatgtcaaGCAGTTGGTAATATTGTGAAGACATCACTAGGCCCTGTTGGTCTTGACAAG ATGTtagttgatgatattggtgatGTAACTATCACAAACGATGGTGCTACAATACTGAAGATGTTAGAAGTTGAACATCCTGCTGCTAAG GTTCTTGTTGAATTGGCTGAACTTCAAGACAGAGAAGTTGGAGACGGGACAACTTCAGTCGTAATTATAGCCGCAGAGTTGCTTAAA AGAGCAAATGATCTTGTGCGAAACAAGATACATCCAACATCCATAATTAGTGGATACAGA CTTGCAATGAGGGAAGCATGTAAATATATTGAGGAAAAATTGGCCGTAAAG GTTGAGAAGCTTGGAAAAGACTCTCTTGTAAACTGTGCCAAGACAAGCATGTCATCAAAGTTAATTTCTGGTGACAGTGACTTCTTTGCAAACTTG GTTGTGGAAGCAGTACAAGCATGTAAGATGACCAATGCACGCGGTGAAATTAAATATCCAATAAAG gGTATTAATATATTGAAGGCACATGGAAAAAGTGCTAAAGATAGCTACTTGCTAAAAGGTTATGCTCTTAATACTGGTCGTGCTGCACAAGGCATGCCAATGAGAGTTGCTCCTGCCCGAATTGCCTGTCTCGACTTTAACCTTCAGAAGACTAAAATGCAGATGGGTGTTCAAGTTTTGGTCAGTGATCCTCGGGAGTTGGAAAAGATTCGACAAAG GGAAGCTGATATGACAAAAGAGAGAATCGAGAAGCTTTTGAAGGCCGGAGCCAATGTTGTTTTAACGACAAAGGGAATTGATGATATGGCATTAaag TACTTTGTTGAAGCTGGTGCAATTGCTGTCCGCCGTGTTCGGAAGGAGGATTTGCGTCATGTTGCCAAGGCTACTGGTGCCACTGCA GTTTCTACATTTGCTGATATGGAAGGAGATGAAACGTTTGATTCGTCCTTTCTCGGACATGCAGATGAGGTGGTGGAAGAGCGTATTGCTGATGATGATGTAGTTATGATAAAAGGAACCAAAAATTCAAGTGCG GTTTCACTAATACTAAGAGGTGCCAATGATTATATGCTTGATGAGATGGATAGGGCATTGCATGATGCTCTGTGCATAGTCAAGAGGACATTGGAATCGAACACG GTGGTCGCTGGTGGAGGTGCAGTTGAGGCTGCTTTGTCTGTCTATCTGGAGTATCTTGCTACAACTCTAGGTTCTCGTGAACAGTTGGCAATTGCGGAGTTTGCTGAATCGTTATTAATCATTCCtaag GTTCTTTCAGTGAATGCTGCAAAGGATGCAACCGAGTTAGTGGCAAAGTTGCGTGCTTACCATCACACAGCACAAACCAAGGCAGATAAGAAGCATTTGTCAAG CATGGGGTTGGACCTGGTGAAGGGATCAGTGCGTAACAACTTAGAAGCTGGTGTGATTGAACCTGCAATGAGCAAAGTAAAGATATTACAG TTTGCAACCGAAGCAGCAATAACTATTCTTCGAATTGATGACATGATAAAGTTGGTCAAAGATGAAAGCCAAGATGGACAGGATTAG